The Stygiolobus azoricus genome window below encodes:
- the rpl7ae gene encoding 50S ribosomal protein L7Ae: protein MSKPSYVKFEVPQDLADKVLEAVKKARETGKVKKGTNETTKAVERGQAKLVVIAEDVQPEEIVAHLPLLCEEKKIPYVYVPSKKALGEACNLQVAAASAAIVDPGEAKELVDEIIKRVEGLKGQAS from the coding sequence ATGTCTAAGCCGTCTTATGTAAAATTTGAAGTTCCGCAAGATTTAGCCGATAAAGTATTAGAAGCTGTCAAGAAGGCTAGAGAGACTGGAAAGGTAAAGAAAGGTACTAACGAAACAACTAAAGCTGTCGAAAGAGGCCAAGCAAAACTTGTGGTAATAGCTGAGGACGTACAACCAGAAGAAATAGTAGCGCACTTACCTCTTTTGTGCGAGGAAAAGAAGATACCGTATGTCTACGTTCCATCAAAGAAAGCTCTAGGTGAGGCTTGTAACCTTCAAGTAGCTGCTGCGTCAGCTGCTATAGTAGACCCAGGTGAGGCAAAAGAACTAGTTGATGAGATAATAAAGAGAGTAGAAGGGTTAAAAGGACAAGCAAGTTAA
- the map gene encoding type II methionyl aminopeptidase: MNEEVIEILRKAGKIAAKAREEGAKLIKPGVKVISICETVEKIIIESGAFPAFPCNLSINNEAAHYSPVINDTKVIPENAVVKLDLGAHIDGYITDTAVTVILDPKYEKLAEASKEALDKAIETIRAGVDIGEIGKAIERTIKSYGYKPIANLGGHLIRRYELHAGIFIPNVYERGMGRIIEDNTYAIEPFATDGGGKVIEGKEITIFAVRSTDVKGLTDEEKDFLMKIYEKVNKNPFSERWFANLGEAEYVKQMIRTLMRKGALRGYPILLEVKKGFVSQFEHTVLVTRDGVEVIT, encoded by the coding sequence ATGAATGAAGAGGTTATAGAAATACTAAGAAAGGCTGGAAAAATTGCGGCTAAGGCGAGAGAAGAAGGGGCGAAGTTAATTAAGCCTGGGGTAAAGGTTATAAGCATTTGTGAAACCGTTGAGAAAATAATAATCGAGAGTGGAGCCTTTCCTGCGTTCCCATGCAATCTGTCTATAAATAATGAAGCTGCTCATTACAGTCCCGTGATCAACGACACTAAAGTAATCCCTGAAAACGCGGTTGTTAAGTTAGATTTAGGTGCTCACATTGATGGTTACATAACGGACACTGCAGTAACAGTAATCTTAGATCCTAAATATGAAAAATTAGCTGAGGCATCAAAGGAAGCCCTAGATAAGGCTATAGAGACTATAAGGGCAGGAGTAGATATCGGAGAAATCGGAAAGGCGATTGAGAGGACGATTAAGAGTTACGGATATAAACCCATAGCGAACCTCGGCGGTCACTTGATTAGGCGTTATGAACTTCATGCAGGGATATTTATTCCAAACGTTTACGAGAGGGGAATGGGAAGGATAATCGAGGATAACACTTACGCTATCGAACCCTTCGCTACGGACGGTGGAGGAAAAGTGATAGAGGGAAAGGAGATTACGATTTTTGCAGTAAGGTCTACTGATGTTAAGGGGTTGACAGATGAGGAAAAAGACTTTCTCATGAAGATCTATGAGAAAGTAAATAAGAATCCCTTCAGCGAGCGTTGGTTTGCTAACTTGGGAGAGGCAGAATACGTAAAACAGATGATACGAACTCTCATGAGGAAAGGTGCTCTCAGAGGTTATCCTATTCTGTTGGAAGTTAAGAAGGGTTTTGTGTCACAGTTCGAACATACGGTCTTAGTTACTAGGGATGGAGTGGAAGTAATAACTTAA
- a CDS encoding phenylalanine--tRNA ligase subunit alpha: MLSENEIKIIEYLKTKPDRTASAEEISKALSIPISSIYSLVQLLKEKGYVRTEEKKVTKYELTEEGKLRLQNGMPEEKLIKILNGQSKKISELREVLGEELEIALGWARRKNLIKIDKDTVIPLVNDYHSPELDLLRDPSKIDNENSKQLISRKLITAKQETFLLLTLVQDIAEPTKTITYITPEILRSGEWKKIPIKEYNVEAEPPFYPLAKKHFFKEFLERLRDVMIELGFTEVNGNYVELEFYNFDLLFQAQDHPAREIHDSFMIEGKGEVKDEKLIERVKEMHKKGWKYEWDESVALRLVLRSQTTSVTSRVLSSNPKPPIRTFTIGKVFRPDSIDATHLIEFHQLDGLIIENGFTFRDLLGVLKEIFYQIGIKEIKFKPAYFPFTEPSVEVYGRIEGLGWIEMSGAGLLRPEILQAVGINSDAGAWGIGIDRLAMLLFGLKDIRLLYANSIEFLRTFTG; the protein is encoded by the coding sequence ATGCTAAGCGAGAACGAGATTAAAATAATTGAATATTTGAAGACAAAACCAGACAGAACTGCCTCAGCTGAGGAAATTAGCAAAGCGTTATCAATCCCAATTTCCTCTATCTATAGCCTCGTCCAACTATTAAAGGAAAAGGGATACGTAAGAACTGAAGAGAAAAAAGTAACTAAATATGAGCTAACAGAGGAGGGTAAACTAAGACTTCAGAATGGAATGCCCGAAGAGAAGTTGATCAAGATCCTTAACGGGCAAAGTAAAAAAATAAGCGAGCTCAGAGAGGTCTTAGGCGAGGAATTAGAAATCGCTTTAGGTTGGGCGAGAAGGAAAAACCTTATAAAAATAGATAAAGACACAGTCATCCCTCTTGTTAACGACTACCACTCCCCAGAACTTGACCTATTAAGAGACCCTTCTAAGATAGACAATGAGAATTCAAAACAGTTAATTTCGAGGAAGCTAATAACTGCTAAACAAGAGACGTTTCTCCTTTTAACCCTAGTACAAGACATAGCAGAGCCTACTAAAACTATAACATATATCACGCCTGAAATTCTCAGGAGTGGCGAATGGAAAAAAATCCCGATTAAGGAGTACAACGTTGAAGCGGAACCACCTTTCTATCCGTTAGCTAAGAAACACTTTTTCAAAGAGTTCTTGGAGAGACTAAGGGATGTGATGATAGAACTTGGATTTACTGAAGTTAATGGAAATTACGTTGAACTTGAATTTTATAATTTTGACTTACTGTTCCAAGCACAAGATCACCCCGCAAGAGAAATACATGATAGTTTCATGATCGAAGGTAAGGGAGAAGTTAAAGACGAGAAGTTAATTGAAAGAGTTAAAGAAATGCACAAGAAGGGCTGGAAATACGAATGGGATGAAAGCGTTGCCCTGAGATTGGTTCTAAGAAGCCAGACTACCTCAGTAACTTCAAGAGTTTTAAGTTCTAATCCTAAACCACCGATAAGGACTTTCACTATCGGTAAAGTCTTTAGACCAGACTCAATTGATGCGACCCATTTAATTGAGTTCCATCAGCTAGACGGTCTTATAATAGAGAATGGGTTTACATTTAGGGATCTGCTAGGCGTTTTAAAGGAGATATTTTACCAGATAGGGATAAAGGAAATTAAATTTAAGCCAGCTTACTTCCCTTTCACCGAACCAAGTGTTGAAGTCTACGGAAGGATTGAGGGTCTCGGCTGGATAGAAATGTCAGGAGCGGGACTGTTAAGACCCGAGATTCTTCAGGCAGTAGGAATAAATAGTGACGCAGGAGCATGGGGAATAGGAATAGACAGACTTGCAATGCTTCTTTTCGGCTTGAAAGATATTAGATTATTATATGCTAATAGTATAGAGTTTCTCAGAACATTTACGGGTTGA
- a CDS encoding glutamate--tRNA ligase produces MEEIEELIYKYALQNAVKHDGKANVNAVVSKIFSERPDLRSKAKEIVDLTKKVVEKVNSMTVEDQMKELKDKYPDMLEEKKKEEGKKTLPAIPVKGILITRFAPNPDGPLHLGNARAAIISYEYASMYKGKFILRFDDTDPKVKKPIKEAYDWIREDLKWLGIKWDLEVRASARLCLYYKYAKALIEKGYAYVDTCSEEEFKEKRDKGIPCPNRNKEPSFNLDLFEKMLNGEFKEGEAVLRLKTDLNLPDPSQRDWVLLRIIDVKANPHPLEGDKYWIWPTYNFASAIDDHDLAVTHIFRGKEHAVNAEKQKWIYNYMGWSYPEVHEFGRLKLEGFMMSKSKIRTALDRGAGIDDPRLPTLAGLRRRGILPDTIREIIITVGLKVSDATISFDNIASLNRKKLDQTAKRLMFVPKPREYVIDIPEEITARIPYHPSNPSNYREIIVKPGSSIFIDENDAKEKVLRLMELCNVMIEGGKLVYHSKGVEEARKISAKIVQWVKKDEAVPVIVYIADPNAGVSEIHGVGEKEIGNLEEGDIVQFVRFGFVRIDKKEVKNNNVVVHAIFSHE; encoded by the coding sequence ATGGAAGAAATAGAGGAGCTGATTTATAAATACGCTTTACAAAACGCCGTTAAACATGACGGGAAAGCTAATGTGAATGCAGTCGTGAGTAAAATATTCTCGGAGAGGCCTGACCTAAGATCAAAGGCTAAAGAAATCGTGGACTTGACTAAGAAAGTCGTAGAAAAAGTAAACTCAATGACCGTTGAAGATCAAATGAAGGAACTAAAGGACAAATACCCAGACATGCTAGAAGAGAAGAAAAAGGAGGAGGGTAAAAAAACATTACCTGCTATACCCGTTAAGGGAATACTCATTACACGTTTTGCCCCTAATCCTGATGGTCCATTACATTTAGGGAATGCGAGAGCAGCGATTATCTCTTACGAGTACGCATCAATGTATAAAGGTAAATTCATCCTAAGATTTGATGACACAGATCCTAAGGTTAAGAAACCAATTAAGGAAGCTTACGATTGGATAAGAGAAGACTTAAAATGGTTAGGGATAAAGTGGGATTTAGAGGTTAGGGCTTCAGCACGTTTGTGTCTCTATTATAAATACGCTAAGGCTCTTATTGAAAAAGGTTATGCATATGTAGATACTTGTAGCGAAGAAGAATTCAAGGAGAAAAGAGATAAAGGGATACCTTGCCCTAATAGAAATAAGGAACCTTCTTTCAATCTCGACCTATTCGAAAAAATGTTGAACGGAGAATTTAAGGAAGGAGAAGCCGTACTTAGGTTAAAGACTGATCTTAATCTTCCCGACCCCTCACAAAGGGATTGGGTTTTACTAAGAATTATAGACGTGAAGGCTAATCCGCATCCTTTAGAGGGTGATAAGTACTGGATATGGCCTACTTATAATTTCGCTAGCGCTATTGATGATCATGACTTAGCAGTTACCCACATATTCAGGGGGAAAGAACACGCAGTGAATGCAGAGAAACAGAAGTGGATATATAATTACATGGGATGGTCTTATCCTGAAGTTCATGAGTTTGGTAGGCTTAAACTGGAAGGTTTTATGATGAGCAAATCCAAGATTAGAACAGCACTTGACAGAGGAGCAGGTATTGATGACCCTAGACTTCCTACATTAGCAGGGTTGAGAAGAAGAGGAATTCTCCCTGATACTATCAGAGAGATCATAATTACTGTTGGTCTTAAAGTGTCCGATGCTACAATCAGTTTTGACAATATTGCTTCCCTAAATAGGAAAAAACTTGATCAAACTGCTAAGAGGCTAATGTTCGTTCCGAAGCCAAGGGAGTACGTAATTGATATACCAGAGGAAATAACTGCGAGAATTCCCTATCATCCTTCAAATCCATCAAATTACCGTGAAATTATAGTGAAACCCGGTTCCTCTATATTTATCGACGAAAATGATGCAAAAGAGAAAGTCCTTAGATTAATGGAGTTGTGTAACGTGATGATTGAAGGAGGAAAGTTAGTATACCATAGTAAAGGAGTCGAGGAAGCGAGAAAAATCAGCGCTAAAATCGTTCAGTGGGTAAAGAAAGATGAGGCCGTACCAGTAATAGTATACATTGCTGACCCTAATGCGGGAGTTAGTGAGATTCACGGCGTAGGTGAGAAAGAGATTGGTAATTTAGAAGAGGGCGATATAGTTCAGTTCGTGAGATTCGGATTTGTGAGAATTGATAAGAAGGAAGTAAAGAATAACAATGTAGTTGTTCATGCTATATTTTCACATGAGTAA
- a CDS encoding metal-dependent hydrolase, translating to MPQLRWLGHAAVELYINGKHIIIDPLIKDNPLSPVKLNYFDNNLDLIIVTHDHYDHLGDTVELIKMNPKAKVFATYDLEAYLANEYKIDWNKFIPANVGGYVDFDGIKLALTKAVHSSEHSDPTGAVINGDGITVYHAGDTGLFEDMRLIGELFKPDYTLLPIGGRFTMDPQQAAIAVEMLKPRKYAIPIHYNTWDLIKVDPNDFVREVNKRGYKALVLQPGQSVEL from the coding sequence ATGCCACAACTACGTTGGTTAGGTCATGCAGCTGTCGAACTTTATATAAACGGTAAACATATTATTATAGACCCACTAATAAAAGATAACCCCTTATCTCCCGTAAAGTTAAACTATTTTGATAATAATCTAGACCTAATTATAGTAACTCATGACCATTACGACCACTTAGGAGACACAGTTGAACTGATAAAGATGAACCCTAAAGCAAAGGTCTTCGCTACTTACGATTTAGAAGCCTATCTAGCTAATGAGTACAAAATCGATTGGAATAAATTCATACCGGCTAACGTAGGAGGATACGTAGATTTCGACGGTATTAAACTTGCGTTGACAAAAGCTGTTCACTCTAGTGAGCATAGTGACCCCACTGGTGCAGTAATTAACGGAGACGGAATAACAGTATATCATGCTGGAGATACGGGGCTCTTTGAAGACATGAGGTTAATAGGTGAGTTGTTTAAGCCTGATTATACTCTATTACCTATTGGCGGAAGGTTCACTATGGATCCTCAACAAGCAGCTATAGCGGTAGAGATGCTAAAGCCTAGAAAATATGCAATACCAATTCATTATAATACTTGGGATTTAATTAAAGTAGATCCTAATGACTTCGTAAGAGAAGTTAATAAAAGAGGTTATAAGGCATTAGTACTTCAGCCTGGACAGAGCGTGGAACTATAA
- a CDS encoding HD domain-containing protein, which produces MKKVFDEIHGYITLNDLETKIIDSPVFQRLRRIKQTSLAYLVYPGAMHTRFSHSLGTFYLSQKVGEKLQQSGIITSEELNLIRLSSLLHDIGQFPFSHAIEPLYLQLNLSNKILRDEIIRNDGELKEIFEEYSVDVGKILQIYNGDNSFSSIIDSDVDVDRMDYLIRDSRHTGVQLGNLDLERLIDTISYGEDGNIIVLEKGLYSLENFYISRLHMYQAVYYHKTILGYEIYLRHIFKQVVELCCPELFNTSYIKKSVNEGSLVYWDDEWVFSKLYEALSDYNTPDNLKLQIKNFLNRNGPKVVFEEVTFDKLTTPLEELVSKLERYGIPRDAIFPFEEKIKIIDKSKIKVLSKGKYKSLRDLSSTLLKSIPEYINIGRIYVDYKFVNRARDILS; this is translated from the coding sequence ATGAAGAAAGTATTTGATGAGATTCACGGTTATATAACCTTAAATGATCTTGAAACAAAGATAATAGATTCTCCCGTATTTCAAAGGTTAAGAAGGATAAAACAAACCAGTTTGGCCTATCTTGTTTATCCTGGCGCGATGCATACTAGGTTTAGTCATTCCCTAGGCACTTTTTATCTTTCGCAGAAAGTAGGTGAAAAGCTTCAACAGAGCGGTATTATTACCTCAGAAGAACTTAATCTTATTCGCTTGTCCTCCCTCCTTCACGATATAGGTCAGTTTCCTTTTAGCCATGCAATTGAACCGCTTTACCTTCAATTAAATCTCAGTAATAAAATATTGAGGGATGAAATTATACGCAATGACGGTGAACTTAAAGAAATATTTGAGGAGTATTCAGTGGATGTGGGAAAAATTCTACAGATATATAATGGAGACAACTCTTTCTCAAGTATCATAGATAGCGATGTTGATGTAGACAGAATGGACTACTTAATAAGGGATTCTAGACATACTGGTGTTCAATTAGGAAACTTAGATCTGGAAAGGTTAATAGATACAATTAGTTACGGAGAAGATGGCAACATAATAGTTCTAGAAAAAGGATTATATAGTCTGGAGAATTTTTATATATCCAGATTGCATATGTATCAGGCGGTATATTATCACAAAACCATTCTAGGATACGAGATATATTTACGCCACATATTTAAACAAGTAGTAGAATTATGCTGTCCGGAATTATTTAACACAAGCTATATTAAGAAGAGTGTCAATGAAGGTTCCTTGGTGTATTGGGATGACGAATGGGTTTTTTCTAAATTATATGAGGCTTTATCAGATTACAATACTCCAGATAATCTTAAGCTTCAGATAAAGAATTTCTTAAATAGAAACGGTCCAAAGGTCGTATTTGAAGAAGTTACTTTTGATAAGCTTACTACTCCATTAGAGGAGCTGGTAAGCAAGTTAGAGAGATATGGAATCCCTAGAGATGCAATCTTCCCGTTTGAAGAAAAGATAAAAATTATCGATAAAAGTAAGATTAAGGTATTATCAAAGGGAAAATATAAATCTCTAAGAGATTTGTCTAGTACTCTACTGAAATCAATACCAGAATATATAAATATCGGGAGAATTTACGTTGACTATAAATTTGTAAATAGGGCAAGAGATATATTGAGTTGA
- a CDS encoding DUF1512 domain-containing protein, protein MLGVTAIIALAQSGAANQLNGAYYFLAYIVFFALIALMSLPGFQQRMYIYFASREIENSLAKIEKSLNTAKSKTKQLLEKQGASNPEELTKRFADMFTIDPVSVEPTDIISRMRLLIRTSEDKIKSIIMTTLPNVDPVTRSKIEVSAEIINGLNNIYKVIRHYLLLGKKLNSYFILLQLQSVVPILVKMVEAYEKAQDTFIQGVPVGDSLGPLVASRFLMLIPEKWSPSREVIAGETLFEGRKLIVVKAEGPMATVGTPGEAVEKIVEKENGKVARIITVDAAAKLEGETTGEIAEGTGVAMGDPGPEKIAIERVAVKYNIPIDALIVKMSMEEAITSMPQEVYEAADKVVELVKKLILERTKPGDTVVLIGVGNTVGVAQ, encoded by the coding sequence ATGTTAGGCGTAACAGCTATAATAGCCTTAGCTCAATCAGGTGCGGCTAATCAATTAAACGGTGCTTACTATTTCCTTGCATATATTGTATTCTTCGCTCTCATTGCTTTGATGTCGTTACCTGGTTTTCAGCAGAGGATGTATATTTACTTTGCTTCTAGGGAAATAGAAAATAGTTTGGCTAAAATAGAGAAGTCATTAAATACTGCTAAAAGTAAAACTAAACAATTATTAGAAAAACAAGGTGCATCGAATCCAGAAGAGCTTACTAAGAGATTTGCAGACATGTTTACCATCGACCCAGTTAGTGTAGAGCCTACGGATATAATTAGTAGGATGAGGCTACTAATTAGGACAAGTGAAGACAAAATTAAAAGTATAATAATGACCACATTACCTAATGTTGACCCAGTAACTAGAAGTAAGATAGAAGTTTCCGCTGAGATTATAAATGGATTGAATAACATTTACAAGGTCATCAGACATTATCTCCTATTGGGTAAAAAACTGAATAGTTATTTTATTCTGTTGCAATTACAAAGTGTAGTTCCAATTCTGGTAAAGATGGTTGAAGCCTATGAGAAGGCTCAAGATACATTTATCCAAGGTGTTCCAGTAGGTGACTCTCTAGGTCCATTGGTTGCCTCTAGATTTCTAATGTTGATTCCAGAAAAATGGTCTCCGAGTAGAGAAGTAATAGCTGGGGAAACCTTATTCGAAGGCAGAAAACTTATAGTAGTTAAAGCTGAAGGTCCTATGGCTACAGTTGGGACTCCTGGTGAGGCGGTAGAGAAAATTGTAGAGAAAGAAAACGGAAAAGTGGCAAGAATAATAACAGTTGACGCAGCAGCAAAGTTAGAAGGGGAGACTACAGGTGAGATTGCTGAAGGAACTGGAGTTGCTATGGGAGATCCGGGTCCAGAGAAGATTGCGATCGAAAGGGTAGCTGTAAAGTATAACATACCAATAGATGCTTTGATAGTAAAGATGAGTATGGAGGAGGCAATTACATCCATGCCTCAAGAAGTATATGAAGCTGCCGATAAAGTTGTTGAATTAGTTAAGAAGCTGATACTAGAAAGAACTAAACCAGGTGATACTGTAGTATTGATAGGAGTAGGAAATACAGTAGGTGTAGCTCAATGA
- a CDS encoding glycosyltransferase family 4 protein, translated as MNIFVIGNIFNTSGVYTHIKNVTEELVKLGHAVTLYTPSFLVDPSRKKVLDELKGVEIHPLVYSYLENGVTTQIRTFRYFINSHTVYFNWGDLGPDKKILDELPSKVNIVYDMHEDPITLRLSYHIAKKLGKPLVKLLHDEPFRNSFGRGYRHFLGLKGWVYDTMMYFFYKFDKWAFLRAMRDGVLRGIASVSPSAFYYSGLDRVSEKYEVKTKVYKPGNAFNRDILFKYRKTRNKSDFAVFYARLVPQKGLYELPKIARELNTKLVVCGKLYNESDKRFLEVEGIEYKGYLPYDELYRTVADAKVLIYPSHQDGFSLVVLDTLALGTTVVTYDIPAIRFVYGGLKPVKIVREYDVKGMAAVANKVMEMNEQEYENEHNDEKVRQFLDLHSKWENVAKETEVFLSSFVK; from the coding sequence ATGAATATTTTTGTTATAGGAAATATATTTAATACTTCTGGAGTTTATACACACATTAAGAACGTTACTGAGGAACTTGTTAAATTAGGTCATGCGGTAACTCTTTACACCCCCTCTTTTCTGGTAGATCCTTCAAGAAAGAAGGTCTTAGATGAGTTAAAAGGAGTTGAAATTCACCCCTTGGTTTACTCCTATTTGGAGAATGGGGTTACTACTCAAATTCGTACTTTTAGGTATTTTATTAATTCTCATACGGTGTATTTCAATTGGGGTGATTTAGGACCTGATAAAAAAATACTAGATGAATTACCCAGTAAAGTAAATATTGTATATGATATGCATGAAGATCCAATTACGTTAAGACTCTCGTATCATATTGCCAAGAAATTGGGTAAGCCGTTAGTTAAGTTATTACATGACGAGCCTTTTAGGAATTCCTTCGGAAGAGGGTATAGGCACTTTCTAGGCCTCAAAGGATGGGTATACGATACTATGATGTATTTCTTTTATAAGTTTGATAAATGGGCTTTTTTAAGGGCAATGAGAGATGGGGTTTTGAGAGGGATAGCAAGTGTGTCCCCTTCAGCATTTTACTATTCAGGCTTAGATAGGGTCTCTGAAAAATACGAAGTAAAGACAAAAGTATATAAACCTGGGAATGCATTCAATAGAGATATTCTCTTTAAATACAGAAAGACTAGAAACAAAAGCGATTTCGCAGTATTTTATGCAAGGCTTGTTCCTCAAAAAGGTCTCTATGAATTACCTAAGATAGCTCGTGAACTAAATACTAAACTCGTTGTGTGCGGAAAACTGTATAACGAAAGTGATAAGAGGTTTCTCGAAGTTGAAGGCATTGAGTATAAGGGCTATTTACCCTACGATGAGCTATATAGGACTGTGGCTGATGCTAAAGTTCTCATCTATCCCTCCCATCAGGATGGTTTTTCACTTGTAGTTCTTGACACTCTGGCTTTAGGAACTACAGTGGTAACATATGATATTCCTGCAATAAGATTTGTCTATGGAGGGTTGAAGCCAGTTAAGATTGTAAGGGAGTACGACGTTAAAGGAATGGCCGCAGTCGCTAACAAGGTTATGGAAATGAACGAACAAGAATACGAGAATGAGCATAATGACGAGAAGGTGAGACAATTTCTCGATCTTCATTCAAAGTGGGAGAATGTTGCTAAGGAGACTGAGGTTTTTCTTTCAAGTTTTGTTAAATGA
- a CDS encoding phosphoglycolate phosphatase, with the protein MKLILVDVDGTLTIDRDTYILELDAIRALREVQKLGFKVGIVSGNSYPVLRALYTYLGFNGGIVAENGCVVYYDRLYEVCEKIDKGLITEFEKLFNVRGSWQNPFKCCDLTFTPPKLTEEMVKWAREKGLYIKTSGYAIHISKSKKGKGDGVRFLLSLLGVSKNDVIGIGDSDTDVEFLEEVGFKVVVGNGEEKVKKLGNYITKEKSGKGVAEFVNMLIVNRGDIHGRNRGADL; encoded by the coding sequence TTGAAGCTAATACTAGTCGATGTTGACGGGACTTTAACTATCGATAGAGATACATATATTCTTGAATTAGATGCAATTAGAGCTTTAAGAGAAGTACAAAAACTTGGCTTTAAAGTAGGTATTGTAAGTGGGAATTCTTACCCAGTTTTGAGAGCACTATATACGTATTTAGGCTTTAATGGAGGAATAGTAGCGGAGAACGGATGTGTAGTCTATTATGATAGGCTCTATGAGGTTTGTGAGAAGATCGATAAAGGCCTAATTACTGAATTTGAGAAACTGTTCAACGTAAGGGGTAGTTGGCAAAATCCCTTCAAATGTTGTGACTTAACATTCACCCCACCAAAATTAACAGAGGAAATGGTTAAGTGGGCTAGAGAAAAAGGATTATACATTAAAACCAGTGGTTACGCTATTCACATCTCAAAGTCTAAAAAAGGGAAAGGTGACGGAGTTAGATTTCTCCTATCGTTATTAGGAGTAAGCAAAAATGACGTGATAGGTATAGGTGATTCAGACACTGACGTAGAGTTTTTAGAGGAAGTTGGATTTAAAGTAGTAGTAGGCAACGGTGAAGAGAAGGTAAAGAAATTGGGAAACTATATAACTAAGGAGAAAAGTGGAAAAGGAGTAGCAGAATTTGTAAATATGCTAATCGTAAATAGAGGTGATATACATGGAAGAAATAGAGGAGCTGATTTATAA